A part of Chanos chanos chromosome 9, fChaCha1.1, whole genome shotgun sequence genomic DNA contains:
- the LOC115821741 gene encoding protein NLRC3-like codes for MVHLPRCHSCVGLCSHKKSCPSITEDNQECLSNGTTRPQDASYYYADFTGPFGSLYITEGESEGVNEKHEVLQIETASKKWVSQDKPISCNDIFKPFQEPGRDRQNPEIRTILTKGIAGIGKTVSVQKFILDWAEGRTNQDIDFMLVLPFRELNLVKDEQFSLHGLLLEFHPELKDLDPEKYNDCKMLFIFDGLDESRLQLNIPERLCDVTTTSSVNILISNLIKGNLLPYALIWITSRPAAASQIPSQFISRVTEVQGFSDSQKEDYFRKRVSDESQANRIISHIKTSVSLHIMCHIPVFCWISATVLQEMLRQDNVKEIPKTLTEMYTHFLLIQTKMKKQKYAEKIETDSKNPLESSKEIFLKLAKLAFNHLLRGNIMFYEEDLRECDIDVSEATVYSGICTEIFKEESVLRQKKVYCFVHLSVQEFFAALYVFYCYVNKNMEALEYFLQEKTRVEPNNVPLDMLLKKAVDKSLESKDGRLDLFVRFLHGISLESNQKLLRGLLTHTQNNQKSIKEISRYIKELNKYGVLPERWISLLHCLTEINDRSLHEEIQAFVKSGNYRTELSLAHCTALAYMFLMSEEVLDEFDLKKYNTSDEGRRRLLPAVRCCRKALLPGCKLTEQSCEAVASVLQSVNCPLRELDLSNNDLRDSGVKLLCVGLRNSHCKLEILRLSLCLVTEEGCSSLASALSSNPSHLRELDLSYNQPGVSGIKLLSDRKKDPHCQLDTLNVDHGVIVRKRQELTEFVKSSVYKSIGCEGMEKPVFFFSQQRASCSHLKLSESADAVTYETINHYDQVSPTDNNKQDTGTVTYTEVSRINKTHNKPHKPEDSVTYATIRTTEELQQGADSQDPSNLYACVN; via the exons ctctacatcacagagggagagagtgaaggagtgaatgagaaacatgaggttttacagattgaaacagcatccaagaaatgggtttctcaagacaaaccaatcagctgcaatgacatcttcaaaccctt TCAGGAACCTGGACGGGACAGACAAAATCCAGAAATCAGAACTATACTCACCAAGGGcattgctggaattggaaaaacagtctctgtgcagaagttcattctggactgggcagaaggaaggaccaatcaggacattgatttcatgttggttcttccttttagagaactgaacttggttaaagatgaacagttcagtcttcatggactcctgctagagtttcacccagagctgaaagacttggatccagagaaatataatgactgtaaaatgctgttcatctttgatggtttagatgagagtcgacttcagTTGAATATTCCTGAGAggctgtgtgatgtgaccacaacatcatcagtgaatattctgatatcaaacctcatcaaaggaaatcttcttccctatgcactcatctggataacctccagaccagcagcagccagtcagatcccctctcagttcatcagtcgtgtgacagaagtccaaggattcagtgattcacagaaagaggattacttcagaaaaagagtcagtgatgagagtcaagccaacagaatcatctcacacatcaagacatcagtgagtctccacatcatgtgtcacatcccagtgttctgttggatttcagccactgtgcttcaggaaatgctgcgtcaagacaatgttaaagagatccctaaaactctgactgagatgtacacacacttcctgctcattcagactaaaatgaagaagcagaaatatgcAGAGAAAATTGAGACAGACTCAAAGAATCCTCTGGAATCAAGCAAGgagatctttctgaaacttgctaAACTGGCTTTTAATCATTTACTGAGGGgcaatatcatgttttatgaagaggatctgagagaatgtgacattgatgtgagtgaggccacagtgtactctgggatttgtactgagatctttaaggaggaatctgtgcttcgtcagaagaaggtctactgctttgtgcatctgagtgttcaagagttctttgctgctctctatgtgttttactgctatgtAAACAAGAACATGGAGGCACTGGAGTATTTTCTGCAGGAAAAGACCAGAGTGGAGCCAAACAATGTTCCCTTGGATATGTTGCTGAAGAaagctgtggataaatctttggagagtaaAGATGGACGTCTTGATCTGTTtgtccgcttccttcatggcatctcactggagtccaaccagaaactcctacgaggcctgctgacacacacacagaacaaccagaAGAGCATCAAGGAAATAAGCCGTtacatcaaagagttaaataaaTATGGTGTCCTGCCTGAGAGATGGATCAGtctactgcactgcctgactgaaataaatgatcgctctctccatgaagaaattcaagcttttgtcaagTCTGGAAATTACAGAACTgaactctcacttgcacactgcacagcactggcctacatgtttctgatgtcagaggaggtgctggatgagtttgacctgaagaaatacaacacatcagatgagggtcgtaggagactgctcccagctgtgaggtgctgcagaaaagctct acttCCTggctgtaaactcactgaacagtcctgtgaagctgtagcctcagttctacagtcagtaaactgtcccctgagagagctggacctgagtaacaatgaccttcgggattcaggagtgaagttgctcTGTGTTGGATTGAGgaattcacactgtaaactggagatactgag atTGTCTCtatgtttagtgacagaggaaggttgttcttctctggcttcagctctgagttcaaacccctcacacctgagagaactggatctgagctacaatcaacCAGGAGTCTCAGGAataaagctgctctctgacagaaagaaggaTCCACACTGTCAACTGGACACACTCAA tgtggatCATGGAGTGATAGTTAGAAAACGACAAGAACTAACAGAAT TTGTTAAGAGCAGTGTTTACAAATCCATCGGCTGTGAGGGCATGGAGAAGCCAGTGTTTTTCTTCAGTCAGCAGAGGGCGTCATGCTCACACCTGAAACTG agtgaaaGTGCAGATGCTGTCACCTATGAAACAATCAATCATTATGATCAGGTGTCCCCCACTGACAATAAT aAACAAGACACAGGAACTGTGACCTACACTGAAGTTTCTAGaatcaacaaaacacacaacaaaccacACAAG CCTGAGGACAGTGTGACATACGCCACCATCAGGACGACTGAAGAACTGCAGCAGGGTGCAGACAGCCAAGACCCCAGCAACCTCTATGCATGTGTCAATTAG